Sequence from the Candidatus Methylopumilus planktonicus genome:
GTATTTCAACAACGAACTTCTCTAAGATGCAAGACCGTTTTCCAGGCCGTGCTTTAGAAAAGGCAGTGAAGGGAATGCTACCAAAAGGACCTTTGGGTTATGCCATGATTAAAAAGATGAAAGTCTATACAGGCCCAACCCATGATCATGTGGCACAACAACCACAACCATTAAGCATATAGTTAAGGAAACACTATGATAGGTAAATACAATTACGGAACAGGTCGCAGAAAGAGCTCAGTAGCTCGTGTGTTCATGAAGCCAGGTAAAGGCTTAATTACTGTGAACGACAAACCTGCGGATGAATATTTTTCACGTTATACCTCCCGTATGATTTTTCGCCAACCACTCGACTTAACCAACACGTTAGGCACATTTGATATCAATGTGAACGTTATCGGTGGCGGTGAATCTGGTCAAGCAGGTGCTGTGCGTCATGGCATTACACGTGCATTGATTGACTATGATACAAATTTAAAAAGCACGCTTTCGCAAGCTGGCTTTGTAACACGCGATGCACGCGAAGTTGAGCGTAAAAAAGTGGGTCTTCGAAAAGCTCGTAGACGTAAACAATTCTCGAAACGTTAATTGTTTCAAGTTCCAAAGAGCAAAAAGGCCGCTTTCAAGCGGCTTTTTTGTTATATAGAGTTAAATAAATTTTGTTAGTATGGTTTTTAAGGATTAAAACTTCTTTCAAATTAAAGGTGCCAAGTGATGAGTAATATGTCCAAGATTAAAGTAGGCGTGGTCGGTGCGACTGGTTATACCGGCGTTGAGCTATTAAGAATTCTAGTCAAACATCCTCATGTGACGATCCAGGCTGTGACGTCTAGAGCAGAGGCTGGTTTATCGATTGCGAGCTTATTTCCAAGCTTAAGAGGTCTCATTGATCTTAAATTTGAAGATCCGAAGACGGCTAATTTAACGAATTGTGACCTCGTGTTTTTTGCGACGCCTAATGGGATTGCCATGCAAGAAGTACCAGCACTTCTTAAAGCCGGGGTCAAAGTGATTGATTTGGCAGCTGATTTTAGGCTAAAAGACGCTAACGTCTGGGAAAAGTGGTACAACATGCCGCATTCATGTAGCGATCTACTAAAAGATGCTATTTATGGCCTGCCGGAGATGAATAGAGAAAAAATTAAAAAGGCATCACTTGTGGCTAATCCCGGCTGTTATCCCACAGCTATTCAATTGGGATTTATGCCATTGATCGAATCAGGTGTGATCGACCTTGATGATTTAATCGCAGATGCTAAATCAGGTGTATCTGGAGCCGGCAGAAAAGCTGAAGTAAATGCATTGATGGCGGAAGCTTCCGATAACTTTAAAGCATACGGAGTCGAAGGGCATAGACATTTACCCGAAATCACTCAAGGGCTTAGTAGTCTTGCGAATCAGGCAGTGCATTTAACTTTTGTGCCTCATTTAACGCCTATGATTAGAGGCATACACGCAACACTTTATGCAACGCTTACTAAAAAAACAGATATACAAGCACTTTTTGAAGCAAGATATAAAGATGAGTCTTTTGTAGACGTCATGCCAAAAGGGTCTCATCCAGAAACAAGATCTGTAAGAGGCTCAAATCAATGTCGCATCAGTATCCATCAGCCGCAAGGAAGCCATAAGGTTGTTATTTTATCTGTCATTGATAATCTCGTGAAAGGCGCGGCAGGACAGGCTGTTCAGAATATGAATCTTATGTTTGATTTTCCAGAGATTTCTGGGCTTGATCTTGTGCCCTTGATGCCATAAAGTGTTGTTTCTATGAGAAAAGTTAAGCGAACCTATGCAAAATATTTTGGCGTCACCCGCCGAAGAATGCGTATTAAAACAGGCGCTTCTTGGCACACCTATTTGATGATTGCAGCCCTCTCATTTATAGGCGGCGTAGGATTGACTTACTGGGAATTAAACGGTGGTTCAATGATTGGCTTTATTTCAAAAATTGAAGCATTAGAAACGGAGAATCAATCAATACAAGGCCAGTTATTACAACAAAAAATTGAGATCCAGCTTAAATCGATTTCAGGTGATAAGGTTTCAGGCGATATTTCTAAGCTTCAAGAAGAAAATAATAAGCTAAAAGAAGACATTCTTTTTTACGAAAAAATTGTAGGCAAGAAACGATAAAGGATATTTCATGTTTTTTAATAAAAAAAATAAAGCGCGTACGATCGATACGCTGATTGATAAAAACATTTCGGTGCGCGGAAATGTGACTTATTCAGGGGGAATTCGTGTGGATGGTTCAATTCAAGGCAACCTCACTGAACTTCCAGGCACAGCAGGCACTCTTATTATGGGTAACAAGAGTCGCATTAAGGGAAATGTTTCTGCACACACGGCTATTATTGGTGGAGATGTGACTGGTAATATCATATGTGCTGAATATTTAGAGCTTCATGCAAATGCCAAAATCATGGGCGATATCGAATATAAGGTGATAGAAATTCATGCAGGTGCTAAAGTGTACGGACGGCTTAAAGAAGTAGCTAAAGATTATCAGACACAAAAAAAGAAATAATGAGGAGTAAATATTATGAATCAAATCGTTGAATCAAAAGAAATGGAAATGCCAACCCCACTTATTTTTACAGATAATGCTGTAAAAAAGGTCAAGGCATTGATTGAAGAAGAAGGTCAGCCAGAGTTAAAACTTCGTGTATTCGTAAGTGGTGGCGGATGTTCAGGATTTCAATATGGATTTACATTTGAAGAAACTACGAATGAAGATGATACGCAAGTCACAAAAGATTCAGTGACTTTGCTCATTGATCCTATGAGTTTGCAGTATTTAATGGGCGCTGAAATTGATTACCAAGACAGTGTTCAAGGCTCGCAATTTGTGATTAAGAATCCAAACGCACAAACAACATGCGGTTGTGGTTCTTCCTTCTCAGCTTAACGCTAATTATTTTTAGGAACGTCGCGTCGAGGTTTACCTGTGTAAACTTGGCGCGGCCTGCCAATTTTATTGCCAGGCTGACCTACCATTTCATTCCATTGAGCGACCCAGCCGGCTGTTCTTGCAAGTGCAAATACGGCAGTAAACATTGAATTAGGAATCCCCATAGCTCGCATCACAATGCCAGAATAGAAATCCACATTGGGATAAAGTTTTTTCTCAATGAAGTATTCATCCTCGAGTGCAATTTGTTCTAACTTCATTGCAAGTTTAAAAATAGGATCATCTTTTAAACCAAGTTCATTGAGAACTTCATGGCAGGTCTTGCGCATAATTTCTGCACGTGGGTCTTTGTTGCGATAAATGCGATGACCAAAGCCCATCATACGGAATGAATCATCTTTATCTTTTGCGCGTTTGATAAATGCACCAATACGACTTTCATCTTCAATTTCTTCGAGCATTTTCAAAGTAGCTTCGTTTGCACCGCCGTGCGCTGGACCCCAAAGAGATGCAATGCCTGCAGCGATACATGCAAAAGGGTTTGCCCCTGAAGAGCCCGCGAGTCTTACTGTAGAAGTTGATGCATTTTGTTCATGGTCTGCATGAAGAATTAAAATGCGCTCAAAAGCTTTAGCGAGTACAGGGTTAATTTTGTATTCTTCACATGGCGTTGCAAACATCATATGCATAAAATTCTCAGCATAATTTAAATGATTTTGTGGGTAGGTAAATGGTTGCCCTGATCGATATTTGAAACTCCAAGCTGCTATCGTAGGAACCTTTGCTAATAATTGGTGTGCTGCAATTAAACGATGTTGGGCGTCTGAGACATCCATACTATCGTTATAGAATGCAGACATAGAGCCTACGACACCTACCATAACAGCCATAGGGTGAGCATCACGTCTAAACCCACGAAAAATATTATTGAGCTGATCGTGGAGCATTGTATGGCGAGTAATGGTAGTCGAAAATGTTTCTTTTTCTTGTGGTTTTGGTAATTCACCATGCATCAAGAGATAGGCCACATCTAAGAAGTCATAATGTTCTGCAAGCTGTTCAATAGGATAGCCACGATAAAGTAAAAGACCTTTTTCGCCATCAATAAAAGTAATTTCAGAGCTACACGAAGCCGTCGACATAAAACCAGGATCATAACTAAAGATTTGATGAGTCCCTAATTGGCGAATATCAATCGCATCATTACCCATGGTACTTTTGACCAAAGGCAATTCTATGGATGTTGATTCTTGATCGAAGTTTAATGTGACTTTAGTTGATTTCATTTTTGAAAAATAAAATTAATTATTAAATGAATTATAACTTCTCATAACACTTTTGCTAGCGCTATCTTTAGGCGGGATAGATTGCACCTAAAATACGCAAGCCTTTAGCGCCAGTGACTTGAGGTAAGTTACCTGCTTTTAAAAATAGTGTTTGTTTTGCAAGCCATGCAAATGCAGCAGCTTCCACATGTTGTGTCGGCATGCCAAGGGCATCGGTGAGTTGGATTTTTATTTGAGGCATTAATGATTTTAATCGCTCAACTAAAAAACTATTTAAAGCGCCACCACCACACAGATAAATTTCTGTGATATTTGTGTTATGAGTACCTATCGCTTTTGAAATACCTAATGCGGTGAGTTCCAATAGCGTTCTTTGGATATCTTGAGTGGGGTAGGATTTTTGTAAGTGTTTGATGAGCCAAGCTTCATTGAAGTGATCGCGACCTGTGCTTTTGGGCGCAGTTTTTTCAAAATAAGGATCTTTAAAAAATGCATCAAGAAGCGTTTGAATAAGCTCGCCTTCCTTGGCCCAAGAACCATCCTCATCGAATGCTTTACGAAGGTGCTTTTGACTCCAGTGATCTAATAAAAGATTGCCAGGCCCACTATCAAAGCCTGATACTGAAGTTTCGGGATTTAATAGGGTGATGTTGGCAATCCCACCAATATTTACAATCGCACGATGCGTTGTTGGGTGTGAAAAAATTTCTTTATGAAATGCAGGTACTAAGGGGGCGCCCTGTCCCCCTGCTGCAACATCGCGACTGCGAAAATCAGCAATCACATTGATATAAGAAAGCTCAGCTAAGAGCGCAGGATTTCCAATTTGCAAGGTGAAGCCTTTTTGTGGCTGATGGCGAATGGTTTGTCCATGAAACCCAATCGCTTTGACGTCTTTGGGTGTAGTACCTGTTTTTTTAAGTAAAGCTTCAATAGCTTGATAGGCTTTTTGGCTCACTATATTGCCTGCGATGAGGCTATCTTCGAGCTCATTGGTATACGGTAAATGAAGTCCTAAAAGACTTTTTTTCAATGTATCTTCGTAGGGGACATAACTATGACCCATAATTTTGATGTCTTGAGGCGAATCACCAAAATTAACAAGCACAGCATCCATCCCATCAAGGCTGGTGCCAGACATAAGACCTATAAATAATTCATTCATGTGTAGGATTGTAAATGGTTTATTTCCGCTATTTTCCATATTGGTAAAATAATTTAGGCTAAAATGATTGCAATTATTAAACTTCAATAAAACCATCGGAAATATTTGTGGCTACTGAAATCAATCAAGCGTTAGCACTCATCAAACGAGGCGCCGAAGAAATTCTTCTAGAAGAAGAGCTTCTCGAAAAACTTAAAAAAGGTAAGCCTTTAAGAGTTAAGGCCGGCTTTGATCCTACAGCCCCTGATCTTCATTTAGGCCATACTGTTTTATTAAATAAACTAAGACAGTTTCAGGACTTAGGCCATCATGTTTTATTTTTAATTGGCGACTTCACGGGCATGATTGGTGACCCCACTGGCAAAAGTGCAACACGCCCCCCTCTATCTCAAGATGAAGTGAAAAAAAATGCTGACAGCTATGCCGATCAAGTTTTTAAAATATTGAAGCGCGATCAAACCGAGGTTGTTTTTAATTCAAAGTGGCTGACTGATTTAGGTGCAGCAGGCATGCTTAAATTAGCTGCAAGCCATACAGTAGCTCGTATGTTAGAGCGCGATGATTTTAGTAAAAGATATAAAGCCAATCAGCCCATCGCTATTCATGAATTTCTATATCCTCTTCTTCAGGGTTATGACTCGGTGGCATTGAAAGCAGACGTGGAATTAGGTGGTACTGATCAAAAATTTAATTTATTAATGGGTCGCGAGTTACAAAAGCAATCAGGTCAATCTCCCCAATGTGTCATTACCATGCCGCTTCTCGAAGGTTTGGATGGGGTACAAAAAATGTCTAAATCCTTGGGCAATTACATAGGGATTAATGAAGCACCTGAAATCATATTTGCAAAAATTATGTCAGTTTCAGATGAATTAATGTGGCGATATATTGAGCTACTTTCTTTTGCACCCATGGATGAGATTGCAGGCTGGAAAGCCCATGTCAAAGCAGGTCAAAATCCTCGCGACATTAAAGTCACGTTTGCTCAAGAAATTGTAGCGCGCTTTCATTCAAAAGAGGCTGCTATTGAGGCGTTAGAAAATTTCGAGACGCGCTCTAAAGGAGGTATTCCAGACAATATTCCTGAAGTAAATATCACGATTCAGGCTGATACGATTGGCATTTTGCAGCTTCTTAAAGAAGCCTCACTTGTGGCGAGCACATCTGAAGCCATGCGCCTCATCGAAGGCGGCGGCATAAAAATTGACGGAGAGCGTCTTGAAGATGGTAAAAAAATGGTTTCTAAAAATAGTGAATTTGTGGCCCAGGTGGGCAAGCGAAAATTCGCAAAGATTAAAGTTCTTTAATGTGATGGATCATATTGATTTTGAATGAACTTTTGATTTCAATTATCTGAATTTATTGATATAATTCGGCATGAAAATATTGATGGGCTTTAAGCCCATTTTTTGTTTCTGCAACTTGGGGAATTTTAGGAAATCAGCCTTGTAAGATGGAAAAGCTTGAAACATTAATTGAAAAAACCTTACAGCAACTCGGCTATGAGTTGGCAGATTTGGAGATTTCAAATCGAGGAAAGCTTTTGCGTGTTTATATTGATAAGCCTGATTCAGTGACGATTGATGATTGCACTTTAGTGAGCAACCATTTAGGCCACGTTCTTACCGTAGAGCAGGATTTAGATTACGACCGACTAGAGGTTTCATCCCCTGGTATGGATCGCGTGTTAAAGAAATTAGCTGATTTTGAACGCTTTAAAGGTGAGCGGGCTTCTGTGAAGCTAAGAATGCCTTTAGATGCGCGTAAAAATTTTTTAGGCACGATTGATGGGACAGAAAAAGATACTGTACTTTTGTTGTGCGAGGGTGAGCTCTATCGCTTCGCTTTATCAAATATTGATAAAGCTCGATTGAGCCCAGAATTTAAACGTTAGAAAATAGTTGCGGAGATTGAGATGAGTCGCGAGATTTTATTGTTAGTAGATGCTTTAGCCCATGAAAAAAATGTGAACAAAGATGTGGTCTTTGAGGCTCTTGAATCAGCCTTGGCTTCAGCTACAAAGAAAAAAAATACAGAAGATATTGATGTGCGCGTTGAAATTGATCGTGACACAGGTGAATATAAATCTTTTAGACGTTGGACTTTTTTAAATGATGAGCTCATTGAGAATGAACACGCTCAAATTTCTCTTCTGGATCCTCGCGCTGAAGGCAAGGTCGAAAACGATACGATTGAAGTGCCTTTGGAGTCGATTGAATTTGGACGTATCGGCGCACAAGCTGCAAAACAAGTCATCTTACAAAAAGTACGCGAAGCTGAAAGAGAACAAATTTTAGAAGATTTCTTGGGCCGCAATGAAAAATTAGTGACCGGTGTAATCAAACGTATGGATCGCGGAAATGGAATCATTGAAGTGGGTCGTATTGAAGCGGTCCTTCCTCGTGATCAAATGATCCCTAAAGAAAATTTACGTATCGGCGATCGTGTAAGAGCCTATCTGACAAACGTTGAAAGAAGTCATCGCGGACCACAGCTTATTTTATCTAGAACAGCACCTGAATTTCTTGTGCGTTTATTTGAACTTGAAGTACCAGAAATTGAAGAAGGCTTACTAGAAATTAAATCGGCATCACGTGACCCAGGGTTGCGTTCAAAAATTGCTGTGAAAGCAAACGATCAAAGAATTGATCCAGTAGGCACATGTGTAGGTATGCGAGGATCAAGGGTTCAAGCAGTGACAGGTGAGCTTGCAGGAGAGCGTGTCGATATTGTTTTATGGTCCATGGAGCCAGCACAGTTTGTTATCAATGCGATGGCACCGGCTGAAGTTTCAAGCATTGTGGTCGATGAAGAAAAACACAGTATGGATGTTGTAGTGAATGAAGAAAATTTAGCGCAAGCAATTGGGCGAAATGGACAAAACGTTCGTCTTGCCTCCGAGCTTACAGGTTGGAATATTAATATACTGACAGAAGAAGAGTCCTCTAAGAAAAATGAAGAGGAATATGCAAGTACGAGCCAATTATTCATGGCGAAACTTGATGTGGACGAAGATGTGGCCGACATTCTTGTGCAAGAAGGATTTAGCACGCTAGAAGAAATTGCTTATGTGCCATTGCAAGAGATGGTAGAGATCGAAGCGTTCGATGAAGATACGGTGAATGAACTTCGTTCGCGCGCACGTGCAGCTCTTCTCACTGAAGCGATTGCAAAAGAAGAAAAAGTTGAAGAAGCGGCAGAAGACCTTCTCACAATGGAAGGCATGGATGACGCTACGGCTAACCTTCTTGCTTCAAAAGGTATTTCGAAAATGGATGATCTTGCAGATCTTGCTGTAGATGAATTGGTTGAAATGACTTCAATGGATGAAGAGCGTGCGAAACAGTTAATCATGACTGCTAGAGCGCCTTGGTTTGTTTAAAGGTACATTCACCCTACGATGAATATTATGAGGTACTAAATGGGACAATCAACCGTCACTAAATTTGCTGAGGAATTAGGATTGCCTGTTGA
This genomic interval carries:
- the rpsI gene encoding 30S ribosomal protein S9; the encoded protein is MIGKYNYGTGRRKSSVARVFMKPGKGLITVNDKPADEYFSRYTSRMIFRQPLDLTNTLGTFDINVNVIGGGESGQAGAVRHGITRALIDYDTNLKSTLSQAGFVTRDAREVERKKVGLRKARRRKQFSKR
- the argC gene encoding N-acetyl-gamma-glutamyl-phosphate reductase; this encodes MSKIKVGVVGATGYTGVELLRILVKHPHVTIQAVTSRAEAGLSIASLFPSLRGLIDLKFEDPKTANLTNCDLVFFATPNGIAMQEVPALLKAGVKVIDLAADFRLKDANVWEKWYNMPHSCSDLLKDAIYGLPEMNREKIKKASLVANPGCYPTAIQLGFMPLIESGVIDLDDLIADAKSGVSGAGRKAEVNALMAEASDNFKAYGVEGHRHLPEITQGLSSLANQAVHLTFVPHLTPMIRGIHATLYATLTKKTDIQALFEARYKDESFVDVMPKGSHPETRSVRGSNQCRISIHQPQGSHKVVILSVIDNLVKGAAGQAVQNMNLMFDFPEISGLDLVPLMP
- a CDS encoding bactofilin family protein, giving the protein MFFNKKNKARTIDTLIDKNISVRGNVTYSGGIRVDGSIQGNLTELPGTAGTLIMGNKSRIKGNVSAHTAIIGGDVTGNIICAEYLELHANAKIMGDIEYKVIEIHAGAKVYGRLKEVAKDYQTQKKK
- the erpA gene encoding iron-sulfur cluster insertion protein ErpA encodes the protein MNQIVESKEMEMPTPLIFTDNAVKKVKALIEEEGQPELKLRVFVSGGGCSGFQYGFTFEETTNEDDTQVTKDSVTLLIDPMSLQYLMGAEIDYQDSVQGSQFVIKNPNAQTTCGCGSSFSA
- the gltA gene encoding citrate synthase; translation: MKSTKVTLNFDQESTSIELPLVKSTMGNDAIDIRQLGTHQIFSYDPGFMSTASCSSEITFIDGEKGLLLYRGYPIEQLAEHYDFLDVAYLLMHGELPKPQEKETFSTTITRHTMLHDQLNNIFRGFRRDAHPMAVMVGVVGSMSAFYNDSMDVSDAQHRLIAAHQLLAKVPTIAAWSFKYRSGQPFTYPQNHLNYAENFMHMMFATPCEEYKINPVLAKAFERILILHADHEQNASTSTVRLAGSSGANPFACIAAGIASLWGPAHGGANEATLKMLEEIEDESRIGAFIKRAKDKDDSFRMMGFGHRIYRNKDPRAEIMRKTCHEVLNELGLKDDPIFKLAMKLEQIALEDEYFIEKKLYPNVDFYSGIVMRAMGIPNSMFTAVFALARTAGWVAQWNEMVGQPGNKIGRPRQVYTGKPRRDVPKNN
- a CDS encoding anhydro-N-acetylmuramic acid kinase, which gives rise to MENSGNKPFTILHMNELFIGLMSGTSLDGMDAVLVNFGDSPQDIKIMGHSYVPYEDTLKKSLLGLHLPYTNELEDSLIAGNIVSQKAYQAIEALLKKTGTTPKDVKAIGFHGQTIRHQPQKGFTLQIGNPALLAELSYINVIADFRSRDVAAGGQGAPLVPAFHKEIFSHPTTHRAIVNIGGIANITLLNPETSVSGFDSGPGNLLLDHWSQKHLRKAFDEDGSWAKEGELIQTLLDAFFKDPYFEKTAPKSTGRDHFNEAWLIKHLQKSYPTQDIQRTLLELTALGISKAIGTHNTNITEIYLCGGGALNSFLVERLKSLMPQIKIQLTDALGMPTQHVEAAAFAWLAKQTLFLKAGNLPQVTGAKGLRILGAIYPA
- the tyrS gene encoding tyrosine--tRNA ligase; translated protein: MATEINQALALIKRGAEEILLEEELLEKLKKGKPLRVKAGFDPTAPDLHLGHTVLLNKLRQFQDLGHHVLFLIGDFTGMIGDPTGKSATRPPLSQDEVKKNADSYADQVFKILKRDQTEVVFNSKWLTDLGAAGMLKLAASHTVARMLERDDFSKRYKANQPIAIHEFLYPLLQGYDSVALKADVELGGTDQKFNLLMGRELQKQSGQSPQCVITMPLLEGLDGVQKMSKSLGNYIGINEAPEIIFAKIMSVSDELMWRYIELLSFAPMDEIAGWKAHVKAGQNPRDIKVTFAQEIVARFHSKEAAIEALENFETRSKGGIPDNIPEVNITIQADTIGILQLLKEASLVASTSEAMRLIEGGGIKIDGERLEDGKKMVSKNSEFVAQVGKRKFAKIKVL
- the rimP gene encoding ribosome maturation factor RimP; this translates as MEKLETLIEKTLQQLGYELADLEISNRGKLLRVYIDKPDSVTIDDCTLVSNHLGHVLTVEQDLDYDRLEVSSPGMDRVLKKLADFERFKGERASVKLRMPLDARKNFLGTIDGTEKDTVLLLCEGELYRFALSNIDKARLSPEFKR
- the nusA gene encoding transcription termination factor NusA; its protein translation is MSREILLLVDALAHEKNVNKDVVFEALESALASATKKKNTEDIDVRVEIDRDTGEYKSFRRWTFLNDELIENEHAQISLLDPRAEGKVENDTIEVPLESIEFGRIGAQAAKQVILQKVREAEREQILEDFLGRNEKLVTGVIKRMDRGNGIIEVGRIEAVLPRDQMIPKENLRIGDRVRAYLTNVERSHRGPQLILSRTAPEFLVRLFELEVPEIEEGLLEIKSASRDPGLRSKIAVKANDQRIDPVGTCVGMRGSRVQAVTGELAGERVDIVLWSMEPAQFVINAMAPAEVSSIVVDEEKHSMDVVVNEENLAQAIGRNGQNVRLASELTGWNINILTEEESSKKNEEEYASTSQLFMAKLDVDEDVADILVQEGFSTLEEIAYVPLQEMVEIEAFDEDTVNELRSRARAALLTEAIAKEEKVEEAAEDLLTMEGMDDATANLLASKGISKMDDLADLAVDELVEMTSMDEERAKQLIMTARAPWFV